A region of the Streptomyces sp. NBC_00442 genome:
GGCGTGCCCAGCCGGGCGGGGGCGGGGGCGCCCCGCTCGGCTCGGCCAACTGCTACGGCTCAGCGCATGCGCCCCCGCTTCGCCTCCCCCCGGGCCCGCCCCTCCGCCCCCTTCGCCTTCCAGTCGCGCCGAATCTCCGCCCGCATCCGCGCGTCCGTCTTCGCCACGATGCGCTGGTTCTCGCGCAGCAGCTTGCGGTAGCTGTCCAGGCGCCGCTCGGGCAGCGAGCCGTCCTCGATCGCGGCACGCACCGCGCACCCCGGCTCCGCGTGGTGCGCGCAGTCGTGGAAGCGGCAGCCGGCGGCCAGTTCCTCGATCTCGGAGAACACCTGGCCGACGCCGCTCTCCGCGTCGTACAGGCCGACGCCCCGCAGCCCCGGGGTGTCGATGAGCGTGCCGCCGCCGGGCAGCACGAGGAGGTTGCGCGTGGTCGTGGTGTGGCGGCCCTTGCCGTCGACCTCGCGGGCCGCCTGGACCGCCATCACCTCCTCGCCGAGCAGCGCGTTGGCGAGCGTGGACTTGCCCGCACCTGACTGCCCGAGCAGCACACTGGTGCCGCCCGCGACGACCGCGCGGAGGACCTCGACGCCCTCACCGGTCCTCGCGCTGACGGGAACGACCCGCACGCCGGGCGCGGTGGTCTCGACGTCCTGGACGAGGTAGGAGAGCCCGACCGGGTCGGGGACCAGGTCGCACTTGGTGAGGACGACCACGGGCTGCGCACCCGACTCCCAGGCGAGGGCCAGGAAGCGCTCGATGCGGCCGAGGTCGAGCTCCACGGCCAGCGACACCGCGATGATCGCGTGGTCGACGTTGGCCGCGAGGATCTGCGCCTCGGAGCGGTTGGAGGAGGTGCTGCGCACGAAGGCGGTGCGGCGCGGCAGATACGTACGGACGAACAGGGGGTCGCCGCCCGGCTCGACGGCGGCCCAGTCGCCCGTGCAGATGACCCGCATCGGGTCGTGCGGGGTGACGAACGCGGTGTCGGCACGCAGCGTGCCGGAAGCGGTCACCACGTCGCACAGGCCGCGGTCGACGCGTACGACGCGGCCGGGCACCAGGCCCTGCGCGGCGTACGGGGCGAACTCCGCGGCCCAGTCGTCGTCCCAGCCGTAGGCGGCGAGCGGACGCGAGGGGGCGGAGGTGTTGAGCGACGTCGTGCAGGAAACGGCGGTGTCGCAGGCAGAGTTGTTCAACGCGGTGGAGAACGAGGAAGACAAGGGGAACCCTTCGAAGGGCGGTCCCGGCGCCACGCACACGGGCGTGGAGGACGATACGGTCGGTCAGCCGGAGACCACGGGGATATGAGGGATGAGCTTCGGGATGCGGGCAGCGCCCTTCGCAACGACAGCCATCGGTCACACCTCCCCGTACATGTCTCAACACCGGCGACGACGTGGTGTCGTCCCGCTCGAACAGTCCCGACTCTAGGGGCCGCCGGCCCGCGGCGCCAGGGAATTGTCGACGGTGCGCGGCGCGTCCCGCCTACCTCACGTCTCGCCCGTGCGGGGCGTTCTCGCGCAACACCGCACCGCGGACAAAAGCGTCAACTTACAGTGCCATCATGGGATTTCAGGTGCGTTCGGCGGAGCAGATGCGCCGCTACGCCTTTCGGCTGGACGAGTGGAACCGCTCCCTGGGCGACGGCTTCGGCTGGACCATCCTGCTCATCGGCGACGGCGGCCCGACGACCCGGGAGTTCCTGCTGCGCCACGGGGTGGACCTCAGCGTGAAGACGGCACACCGGGTGCGCTTCGCCTTCTTCTCGGACCTTTCCGAGAGGGAGACGCAGCGCTTCGAGTGGGAGCGCGCCTACGGCGGACGCTCCTCGCGGTCCTTCCTCGACCTGCTGCGGACGACGTTGGGCCGCATGTCCGGGCGCCACCATCCGCTCGACTGGGAGGGGGAAGGCTGGCGGGAGCTGCGCCCGGAGGCGCTCGCGCCCTTCACCGGCTCGGGACAGATCCATGCGCACCTCCACGACGCGGAGCGCTTCTTCGAGGGAGCGGTCCCGGGCACCGACGCGGCGGCCGAGTTCGCCGCGAAGCTGGGGATCGGGCGCCATGTGCCCTGTCTGCTGATGTTCACCGACCTCGGCGCTCCCCACTACCACGTGCTGCCGTTCGAGGATCTGTCCGCCTCCGAGGTCTACGACCGGGTGCGCGGCTG
Encoded here:
- the rsgA gene encoding ribosome small subunit-dependent GTPase A, coding for MNNSACDTAVSCTTSLNTSAPSRPLAAYGWDDDWAAEFAPYAAQGLVPGRVVRVDRGLCDVVTASGTLRADTAFVTPHDPMRVICTGDWAAVEPGGDPLFVRTYLPRRTAFVRSTSSNRSEAQILAANVDHAIIAVSLAVELDLGRIERFLALAWESGAQPVVVLTKCDLVPDPVGLSYLVQDVETTAPGVRVVPVSARTGEGVEVLRAVVAGGTSVLLGQSGAGKSTLANALLGEEVMAVQAAREVDGKGRHTTTTRNLLVLPGGGTLIDTPGLRGVGLYDAESGVGQVFSEIEELAAGCRFHDCAHHAEPGCAVRAAIEDGSLPERRLDSYRKLLRENQRIVAKTDARMRAEIRRDWKAKGAEGRARGEAKRGRMR